Below is a genomic region from Methanobacterium sp..
TCAGGACGCACGTTTTAGCCTGTGTAGGCAGTGCCGCCATAGCACGCATGTCCTTCATTCATAGTCCTCCAAACCACATAAACTGAATCCTCCAGAAAATAATTTTAATTATTTTATGATTTTTATTTCCTTAATTCTACTTTAAGGTTTAATACGTATTCATAATACCATAATATGATAATTACAATTGGTTTTACTTATAATAATCGTTCAATCATATTAATAACCATTATCCTACTGAAATTCATTCCATTTAAATAGAACAGAATTGTAGAATTCTAGTTATATATTATTAACCTCTAAGATTAAAACTTTACTATAGTGGTATAAAACCACTGGTTCGTACCAATACCTGATTTTATATTAAAGAAACATATATAATACGATGAAAATAATTTTAATTTTTTATCGCACGTAATTTTGATGTTTCATCAAATATTTAAGTCATTATGCCATTATATCCCCTTACATTCCAAATATAAAGTTTCAAAATCTTTAAAAACAAAATATTTGGACATTGAACAGGTTAAATTAATGTTAATCAAATTTTACACCATCAATCTACATATATCCAATTTTCAGGAATAATCTTATTAATTTTACAACCACAGTACCATCATGTACTGTATTTTTCCATTATAAAAATACATCCAGCGAACTTTGCTTTGATTTATCGCTTTCAAACAACGAATTTATCCCTGATTCAAGAATTTCTATCCTTTGAACAAGGTAAGTGTCAATCGGATATCTTTTAGCCAGTTCCTTTGAAATTTCAAGGTACTTAACAACTGAACCCTTGGATATGCTGAGTATCAAATTTGAGCCGCAGGTACATTCTCCAGAAAGTGGTATTCGTCTATACTTTTTGTTGCACTTAGTACATCTAACTTTCTGTCTGGAAAATGCCCTTGAATTTCCAGCCATGTCAGGTAAAAAGTGAGACTGAAGAACACCCTCTACAACTCCTTTCTGGTCAACAGCCCTTATCTTTTCGGCAATTTTAACCTGTTCTTCCACCTTTTCCTTCATGGTGGGAAGCATCTTGTAAAGACATAGTTTTGGGCCGCTGTGGATGCTTGAAGTATTATGTGAAAACATAAGGCCATGATACTGGTCCTCTGTACCAAGCCTTTTCTTAACATTATCTATAACTGAAATGACATCTGAAGGTTTAGCAAATCCAAGACTTTTTTCATAGAGTTCCAGAGGAAGTGTGTCCATTGCATCGATATTATGAGATTCATCGTCAATTTCTTCTGGATCTATCCTTGATGAAAGAACCAGTGGCGCGTCCATCTTTCCTCCCCTTGAACTTGGAAGGAATATCTTTGAGAAATTGATTAATGCGTCTAAAAGCAGCATTACTGCATCTTCATCACTGTCACAGTTTCTTCTTTTGGCAGAATGGAAATATGGATGTGCGTAGCAGCATGCTGCCTTTGTAAATCCAACAACCCTTCCTAAAACACCAGCAGAAGTGTGAGGTGCAAGACCTACCACTAAATGCCCAACCAGATCCCCTACTTCCTTGATATTATAAAATCTATCCAGCTCGTAATAGTTTTCAAGCAGATCATCTATAAATTTTGAAACCCTTACAAAGTATTCTGCACAATTATCTGAGATTATTATATCCTGAATCTTTATTTCAATGATTTGATCATCACGTTCAATTGGATCCCCATAACAATCATGAGTATATCCAAGTTCAATCAGCTTTTCTGGAGTTACCCCCACTTCTTTAGGTATGAAATGGGTGATAGGCAGATCAGTAGAATCATGCCTTATTGTGGCATCTTTAAAGGCGAATACATCATTTTTAGCCCGGAGTATGGCCTTCTCAAGGGGTTCAGGGTATTTTTCCTCAGATATCATCCCTACTACCCCTTTTATTTCATCCAATCTTCTAACTCCGGCATTTTCATATGCTTTTTTAAGTAAACTCGCCAAATTAATCTTTTTCTTTGTAGCACCTGTTGGTTCTGTTCTTGCTCCACATACAGGGCATTTAGCATGGAATGAACTTACTCCACATTCAGTACACTTACATCTTGAAATATCAACAAATATACTTCCTTTTTTAGCCGCTTCAATAATGTTACGCCTGCTTCCACCATTGGTACCTATAGGGAACAGCCCATGAGGTGCAGGTTTCATTTTCCTTTCCTTCGTCTTTTCTGGCCGTCCAACCCTTGTACCTATATAAGTAGGTGCTTTCGCCATTATTTTAACAGGAGATACTTCATTAAGCGCTTCTAAGGTTGTAATGTCTTTTTTCGCATCTAA
It encodes:
- the polC gene encoding DNA polymerase II large subunit produces the protein MGYFETLEEETEKLYAIARKARLKGHDMEMEPEIPLAKDLAERVEGLVGPKGVAKRIKELEKEWSSREEVAFQVAREIVITPDEEGKEDPIEVKELKADQALRTALAILTEGVVAAPLEGIAKVKIKQNFDSTWYFAVYFAGPIRSAGGTAAAMAVLIGEYIRLSAGLDVYKPTDMEIERYVEEVELYESEVTNLQYSPTPDEVRLAVKSIPVEVTGEATDQIEVSHRDLERVETNSIRGGALLAIAEGVIQKAPKVMKYASKLKIDGWDWLDKFSKGNTKSDDEDEGAPKVNDKYMRDIIGGRPVLSYPMAKGGFRLRYGRSRNSGLAAMGISPLTMEIVEFLAVGTQMKIERPGKGMCVVPCDTIDGPIVKLRNGDVIKVESVAQAKEIRKDVTEILFLGDILVAFGEFLRNNHVLLPSAWCEEWWVKTVQESGEYSEDTGPDLSLETINDISSEEAFELSRKYNVPLHPEYTYFYHDVSCFDLNALRSWLYKNYDESSIENGLILDMEPSKRILEVIGVPHSVQDNKVIIDHDHTNALISTLAEPLDAKKDITTLEALNEVSPVKIMAKAPTYIGTRVGRPEKTKERKMKPAPHGLFPIGTNGGSRRNIIEAAKKGSIFVDISRCKCTECGVSSFHAKCPVCGARTEPTGATKKKINLASLLKKAYENAGVRRLDEIKGVVGMISEEKYPEPLEKAILRAKNDVFAFKDATIRHDSTDLPITHFIPKEVGVTPEKLIELGYTHDCYGDPIERDDQIIEIKIQDIIISDNCAEYFVRVSKFIDDLLENYYELDRFYNIKEVGDLVGHLVVGLAPHTSAGVLGRVVGFTKAACCYAHPYFHSAKRRNCDSDEDAVMLLLDALINFSKIFLPSSRGGKMDAPLVLSSRIDPEEIDDESHNIDAMDTLPLELYEKSLGFAKPSDVISVIDNVKKRLGTEDQYHGLMFSHNTSSIHSGPKLCLYKMLPTMKEKVEEQVKIAEKIRAVDQKGVVEGVLQSHFLPDMAGNSRAFSRQKVRCTKCNKKYRRIPLSGECTCGSNLILSISKGSVVKYLEISKELAKRYPIDTYLVQRIEILESGINSLFESDKSKQSSLDVFL